A segment of the Streptomyces sp. P9-A2 genome:
CGGGTGCCGCCGGGCCCTCGGGGCAGCCGACGGCACCCGGCCGGTCCGGGCGGGAACGGTCAGCCGAAGACCTTGACCGCCTGGTAGTACGTCCACGCGGTGCTGTTGCAGGCGGTCTTCGTGGCCCCGGTGTAGCCGGTGCAGACGCGCTTGAGGTCTTCGTAGAAGGCGCTGTCGAGGCGTGCCTTGTTGGCGTCGAAGGAGCCGGCGGCCTTGTAGTTGCGGTAACCGAAGTCGTGGCGCGCGCAGGACGTCGCGAAGGGGAAGCCGAACGGGTTGTCGGGGGACGTGGAACAGTAGTCGGTGCTCCAGTCGAACCCGTAGGCGGCCCAGGCGGCCTGGTTGGAGCGCGCGGCGACCCACTGGTTGTGGCTCGACGCGCTGGTCTGCGTCCAGCCGGAGAGGACCTGCGCCTTGTCGGCGGGAGCGGCCTCGGCGGCTGCGGCGGTACCCAGGACACCGACGGCGGCGAGAGCCGACGCGGCCAGGGCGGTGGCGAACTTGCGGTGCATCCCATACCTCCACGAGACCGCGGTCCGACCATCGGGCCGCAGGTTCATGACAAGAAGATGCCCGTGCCGCCCACGCTTTCACACCATGGACGGCTCAACAATCTGTTGACGTTCGGGCCGGCCAGGTGTCGTGATCGCGTCGCGTGGACCAACTCCACGGCCGGTGAAGGGAGTCCGGGCTCGCGGGGCCGACAGGTGGGACGGAGGATAATCGCTGGGCCTGTGAGAGCGGGGGAGTTATGCTCCTGGTGATGATCACTCACTTCGTTCCGAGAACGGGGGTTCCGTCCGCGCAAGGTGAGAGCTGATGCTCACACCGACCGCGAACGGGGACACTCGTCTTCTTCTCTGGCTGCGCGTGCGGAAGTTCGCCGTGCCGCCCGCCATGATCGAGACCGCGACCACCCGCCGGCGCGTTGGCGACTGGGCGGGGGCCTGCGCCGCCGCGGGCATCGACGTCGACCTGGACCTGCGGTCCCTGGCCCGCACCCATGGCCGGACACTCGCAGCCGAAGTCCGTTCGGACCTGCGCCACTTGGCGCCCGACCTGCTCCGCTGGCAGTTGCCGCGGATTGTCCCCGACGGACTGTTGCGTCCGGGCCTGACCATCACCCTGGCCCGGTACGGCAGGAGCGGCAGGAGCGCCGGTGGTGGCGGTGACGGCCCCGGGGCCGGTACCGGGTCCGGCCCGGTGCACCTCGTGGTCCGGACTCCGCCCGCCTGGGCGGACGGTGGCCAGCGGTTCGGCCTGGAGCTGTGGGACGGCCGCCGGCTCCGGGCCGACGCCCGTCACCATCCGCACCCGCGCCCGAGCCCGCGCTTCCGCCTCGATCTGCACCGCCACCTGTGGGACGCCCGCCGGAGCGGCGAACTGCGGTCACGCTCCGGGGCGGACCGGCCGGCCGACGTCAACGACCGGGCACTACCCCCGGGTTCACCGGAACTGCTCCCGCCCGGCCATCGCTGCGCCGTCGACCGGTGGCGCGACGAGGCCGCGCTCGTCCTGCGCGACGCGGGGCGCACGACCGGCACGGTCGTCGCACGGATCGGCGACGGACGCCGACTGCTCCTGCACCTGGCCGGTGGCGGGGACGACGGCCCGGTACCGCCTGCCCTCCGGCTCTCCCGCGCGCCCGCCGGTGGCAGCGCCTCCACCCTGTCCGTCCTGCCCTACGCGGCCACCCACGTGCTCCCCGACCTGGAGTTGCTCCGCGCCGGTGCGCTCGGCCCCGGCCGGCTGCACCCGTTGGTCGCCTCGGCGCTCGCACCGGACTCCGTACCGCAGCCGGTGCCCGGACCGGGGCCGACCGGTTTCCGGCGCGCGCCGGACCCGGCGGACGAGCCGCGTCTCGTGGAGTGCCGGGGAGAGCGGCACCGGATCGGGCTGGTCGGCGGGGTGCTGGCAGCACTGGACCACGACCCGGCCGAGATCGGGCGGGAGGAACTGCTGGCCGCGCTGACCGGTACGCCGCTGCCCTGCCTCCAGGCCATCGACCGGGCGCACCGGCGCCCGGACTGCCTCACCGGCGTCCGCGAACGCCTGGATCACGGCGACATCACCGGCGCGCTGGCCGTGGTCGAGGGACTGCTGGGTCCCGGCGCGTGCCTGCGTGACGGCCCGTTGCGGGACGAACTCGAGGCGGCCGCCGAGCGGCGGATCACCTACGGCCTGTACCGGGCGGGACTCAGCGAGCCCGCGCCGGGCCGGCTCCCG
Coding sequences within it:
- a CDS encoding phospholipase, encoding MHRKFATALAASALAAVGVLGTAAAAEAAPADKAQVLSGWTQTSASSHNQWVAARSNQAAWAAYGFDWSTDYCSTSPDNPFGFPFATSCARHDFGYRNYKAAGSFDANKARLDSAFYEDLKRVCTGYTGATKTACNSTAWTYYQAVKVFG